Within the Clostridium scatologenes genome, the region AACAGCTAACGCTAGTATTAATTTATCTGAAATGGGCGTAAATGTAAATATATCCACTCCAACATTATTATATGGGGAAGATATACAAATCAAGATGAATGTAGATAAAATTTTATGTATTCAATTAGCTGTAGATGATATTCCTATAGATGTAAATATTGCATTGCAAAATTTATAATTGTAATTGAAAGAGAGGATAAGAACCTCTCTTTATTTTTTACATAAAGTAACAATAGTTACCGATTTTTCGGAGCATATTTACTATAATTAATATAAATATTATCTAATGAATTTTTTTGGATTATTTTGTAATTAGGAGGCAATAAGATGAAATTATTGATTATATGTTCAGAAAAAAGCGGTAAGTTACCTGAAAATGAATTTTATATTAAAACTGATTCTAGGTTTGCAAATTCAAAATTCATACCTAATTTAATAGACGAAAAAGAAGTTTGTACTGTGTGTGGAAAAAAGTGTGTGTGGTGTAGGGAAAAATATAATTTAAATTTTGAAGACAGCATATCTGAAATAATAAAGTTACCTGATGTATACAGAATGTTTGAAGATGAACCATTAACATATTTACCAGATAAGTTTAAGGAGCATGATATTGCAGTAGTTATTGGAGTGCATCAAGATATATTAGCTGAGATACCTAATATTCTAAAGAAAAGTGGGGGTAAGGGTTTAATAGTACCTTGTGAGAGCGGTGAGTGGGTATCAAGATGGACTAGAGAATTTGTTATAAACCAATGTGAAGAACTTGGATTGGAATATGCTTTTCCTAAGCCATTTTGTACATTAAATAAGGGAAAATTTGAAACAATAAATAAGTTTATAGATGAATTTAAATTAGGAAAACCTAAATTTAAATTACATGTAAATAAAGATAATATTATTGTAAAGGCTGAGGTTATAATTTCTGCTCCTTGTGGAAATGGCTACAATATAGCAAAACATCTTGTAGGAAAAGAATTGGGAGAAGAAGCTAAGAAAACAGTAGCAAAATTTTGGCATAGTTATCCATGTATGGGGGGCATGCATGTAGATCCAGAAATAGGTGATACACCACTTCATATAGGAGGATATGCGCATTATAGTGCATTAGAAAATGCAGAAATTTGTAAAGTTTAATTAGTAAAACATAATTTTAATCAATAAAATATCTGAGATAAATCTTTAAGTAAGGTAGCTTATAATATATTTAAAATGTACCTTGCTTAAAGATTTTTTTGAATTAGTATAATTTTCAATACCTGATATAACACTACTTGTATAAGCTATAATAACATATCTTAGTATAATAATTTTGTTATAAATTAAATTTATAGATAAATAAAATTTATAACAATATATTATTATACTTTTGGGATACAATATAATATAATAATAAACATTGGAATAATTCTTTGAATTATTTATAAGCTTATTAAGTAAATTATTACATATTAAATTAACTTAGGAGGTTTTTATGCAAAGAATAAAAAAATATTCATTAGCTGTAGTTTTTTTAACAATAGGAATGTTATCGCTTTCTGCATGCTCTAGTGGAAATAACACAACAAAAAATGATTCAACAACTTCCAAAACTATGGAAACAAAGGATTTTAAGGATAAAGTTGGTAAAAGTGATTGGGTAATTGTAGATACAAGAAGTAATGATGCTTTTAATGGATGGAAATTAGACGGAGTAAAAAAGGGTGGACATATTAAGGGAGCTACAGATTTTTCAGCAAATTGGTTAAAGGTTGATGCAAAGGATAAAGATAAAACATTAAAGGAAACTTTAAAAACAAAAGGTATTACATCAGAAAAAAATGTAGTTTTATATGATGCTAATGGAAAAGATGCTGATAAAGTAGCTGAATATTTAACTAAAAATGGAATAAAAAATATATATAAATATGATGTAAAGAAATGGGCTTCAGATGATAAACTTCCAATGGAAAGTTATACAAATTATCAAATGTTAGTTCCAGCATCATGGGTTAATGATTTAATGGATGGAAAAAAACCAGAAACTTATACTGGAACTCCATATAAAGTGTTTGAAGTAAGCTGGGGAGATGAATCAAAATCACCAGATTATTTAAAGGAAGGACATATAAAGGGAGCAGTTCACATAAATACTGATGAAGTTGAAGAAGGTCCACTTTGGAATCGTCTTTCTGATGATAGACTTAAGAAATTTGCAGAAAACAATGGTATAACAGCAAATACTACAGTTATACTATATGGTGCTGATTCAATGCCATCCTTTAGAGTTGGTGTAATATTAAAATATATGGGTGTTAAAGATGTCAGAGTATTGAATGGTGGTACTGCTAGCTGGAAAAATTCAGGATATGCATTAGAAAAAACATCTAATAAAAAAGTTCCAGTAGAATCCTTTGGAGCAGTAGTTCCTTCAAATAAAGGATATATTATAGATTTACCACAAGCTAAAGAAATAATAGCAGATAAACAAAATAGTAAATTAGTTGATATAAGAAGTTGGGATGAATATATAGGTAAAACTTCAGGATATGATTATATAAAACCAAAGGGTAGACCTGCAGGTGCAGTATGGGGGCATGCAGGAACTGATGCAAATAACCTACAGGATTATAGAAATATAGATAATACAATGCGAAATAAGGATGAAATACTTGCTATGTGGAAACAATCAGGAATTTTACCAGATCAAAGATTAGCTTTTTACTGTGGAACAGGTTGGAGAGCTGCAGAAGTATTAACTTATGCAGATGTTATGGGATTGAAAAATATATCTCTTTATGATGGTGGTTGGAATGAATGGAGTGGAAACACTGGAAATCCAGCTAATCCTATAGAAACAGGAGAACCTAAAAAGTAAAAATCATGTTAAAAAAGGTGATATATTTATATTGCCTTTTTTAAAGTTAAAAATCAAATTTGTAGTTTAATAGGGATGGACGTGAGATAATGGTAAATAAGATAAAGATTATATTGACAATTATGCAAATGATAGTTTTAATTCCAGGAATAGTGCTGGAATATCTTTCTGATAAAAAGATGGGAGTTATAAGATATCTAGTATTTAAAAAACAAGTATATGAACAAGGAATTTTTAATTCAAGTTTAATGAATATGTATAAAAGCTTACTAATAGCAACTTTTTTTATAGTTATTATTATGATAATTTATAAGAGTATTAAAATAAGAAGTAATAAGTTTATTAAGTCAGGGCTAAGCACCATAATTATAAATCTACTTTGTATAATTTTTATTGCATCTAAAAAAGCATTAGCATTAGAAGCCTATCATTTTTTTGTAATAGCTATTTTTATAATTGTAATTCTAGAGTATTTCAAATTCATATTAGACTTCATTAGAGTAAATAAATAGTTTAAATATAACAATACATAAAAATACATAGTGATGGATATTATAATGTGGTAAAAGGAGGTTTGTATATGAATAAAAAAAGTGAAAAAAATAGAAAAAATGATAATAAAACTAAAAATGAAAAGACATCTAATCCTATTACTGGGAAGGTTGATCCTAACATGAATAAGCCAGTACGAGGATTGCCATAAGAGAAGCCATATAAAAATAACACAATATAGTGAAATCTTAATTAGAAGTCAATATATTGTGTTGTTTTTTATTTTTATATATAGTCTTTAAGTTTCTTATATTAATACAACCTGTACAACTTGTCCTTTACTTAGAGGTGAAGAATTAGGTGGTATATCTATAAGGCAATTAGAATTTAAAGAGGAACTTAGGATACCGTTACCTTGATTACTTTTTGTAATGTCAACTATAGCTGTATCACGACTATATGATAGAGTACCTCTTATAAAACGTCTAACTTTACTTTTTTTATTAAAGTCTTGTTTAAGTAATGCATTTACTTTGTGTAACGTAAAATTCTGTCTTCCAGTAATTTCTGCCAGAATAGGATGCACAAGAATTTCAAAAGTAGTTGTGGCTGCAGCAGGATTGCCTGAAAGACTAATAATCAATTTGTTATTTAAGCTACTGCAAAATATAGGAGAGCCAGGTTTTATAGCTACTTTCCAAAAAAGTAAATCTGCACCTAAGTTTTTCATAACATCCTTTATCAAATCTTTTTTGCCTACAGATACTCCTCCTGTAGTTATAAGAATATCTGATTTACTTAGCGCACATCTAATTCTTTCAGTTAAAGTATCAATATCATCACCTGCAATTCCCATGTCTATAGGCTCACAATGAAGTTCTTTTAGTCTAGAGTATAGGCAGTATAGACTACTGTTATATATTTTACCAGGAGACAGTTGTTCTTCAAGTGACACTAATTCATCCCCAGTACTTAAAATACCAACTTTAGGTTTTGGGTAAACGGACACATTTTTGCAACCTATGCTGGCAAGCACACCAATCTCGCTGGATTTTAAAACAGTGCCTTTTTTTAAAATTAGTTCACCTTTTTTTATATCTTCTCCTTGAAAACAAATATTTTGCCAAGGTGAAAATTTACTGAATATCTCAACGAAGCCATCTTTAAAAACAGTATCTTCTTGTTTTATAACGCAATTTGCTCCTTTAGGAATTGGAGCACCTGTCATTAGTCTTATTGCAGTACTTTCAGTTACTTCTTTATTGGCACAAAATCCTGCATAAATTTCTTCTATAACTTTTAATTTAACTCCATTATCTTTATCTGCATGTATAGAATCTTCAGCTCTAAATGCATATCCATCTAAAGGAGAACGATTAAATGGAGGTTGATTTATCTCGGAAAATATATCTTTTGCTAAAACTCTTTGATGACAATCCATAAGAGATACCTCTTCTTTTGGTAAAGAAGGAGTTTTTGTCTTCAAAATGTCTTTAGCTTCTTCTAGATCTATAAATTCAAGCAATATCAGTTAACACCCCTTTCCAAAACTACAGTGAGGATAAGTACATACATTGCATTCTAAGCAAAGTCCTCCATGACCAAGAATGACTACATCTTCTTTCTTTATTTTTTCACCAGCAAATATTCTAGGAAGTACTAAATCAAATATAGTTGTTTTGGCATACATAACACAACCTGGCAACCCTAAAATAGGAATATCACCTTTATATGAAATTAAGAACATAGCACCAGGAAGCACTGGAGCTCCATAAGTTACTATTTGTGCTCCTGTATTTTTAATAGCAGCAGGTGTTGAATCATCAGGATCAACAGACATACCACCAGTGCATATAACCATTTCTGCACCTTTATTTATAAAATCCTCTATAGCAGCAGTTATTGTTTCAATATTATCTGGTACTATAGTGCTGCCGATTATCTCACAATCAAATTGTGATAACTTTTTTCTAACTACAGGTCCAAAAGCATCTTTTATTCTTTCATAATATACTTCATTACCTGTAGTAACTATAGCAGCTTTAAATTTTTTATAAGGCTTTACACTTACAATTTTTCTGCCTTCAGATAAATGTTCAGCTTCTAAAATTTTTTTCTCATCAATAACTAATGGAATTACTCTAGTACCAGCTACTTTATCACCTTTTTTAACAGGCGTATTATTATGTATTGTAGCTAACATAATTTCATCTATGGAATTTAATTGAGTGAGAAGATCTATATCTATTTTTAAAATTCCATCTTTATCCGAAATAAAATTAATTTTACCTTCATTTACTTCTGAAAAGGTTAAACCTTCACCAGCTGACAGATTTTTAAGTCTTTCTGCAGCTTCATTTTCATGTAAGTAACCTTCTTTTTTTTCCCATACATAGAGGTTATCCTTTCCTAAGGATAGTAAAACAGGGATGTCTTCTTCGGTAATAATATGGCCTTTCTCAAAAGCTCTGCCTTTAATCTTCCCTGGGATGATTTGAGTAATATCGTGACATAGAATGCTGCCTACAGCTTCTTTTGTAGGTATTTTTTTCATTATAATCCCCTCCTTAAGTTAAATTAAAAATTTTCGCTTAGGAGATATGAGTAATAAATATAATACAATTTTAACCCATCTCCTTTCCTAAAACGTGGAGGCACTTTTGTTTCCTTAAAGTACCCTGTGGACCCATGTCCAGGCTTATAATCCATAGAAATATCCTTAGGTTCATAAGCTCGGAGAATAACTTATTTTAATTTTATACTAAAGATTGTGAGTATGTCAAATGTTGCAACAATTCAAGTTGGCAACATACAAAATTGGAACTTAATATAAGCACATTGTGACACAACTTTTTAGGTGGAGTCCGCATTGAATATACGGTGTATAAAAGCCAACCGTTTATTAAGGAGCTCTAATGCCTAAAATTCAAAAAATCTCTACCCGCTCAAATGTCCCGTCCTGGGACTTTCGCGGCTTGAATCGTCCTGATTCAAATTACGAGATTTTTGAATTTTAGACATAAGACCTCCTAAATTCTCTCAAAAGCTTTTATACACCATATATTCAAAGCTCCCTCCACCTAAAAAGTTGTGTAGTAACTATTGTAATTCTAATATGAAAATTTGCTTATAATACACTATAATTATAGCTCTTTAGAAAAATCGTAGCTTTCATAATACTTATTATCTAGTTTATGTATATTTGAACTATTTTTAAATAATACTTTATGGTGCAGCCTTAGTTTTAAGTGTTATAAGTTATGGTTAAATATAATTTTCAGTTACTAAAGCGGCTTATAACAATTTAATTATGTGCGTACACTTGAAGTTACTAGTTTGAATTTTAACTTTTATGCAGTGATATATGATAAGGGTGTCATCACATTAGCTAAATTGTTTTAATATTATTCTTAGCTCAAAATTTTTGAAAGCCTTAGAACTTTAGTCCTGTTTGAGGAAACCGAGTTTGACAAAGTTCTTAGGCTTTCAAAAATTTCGAGCTTTAGAATAATTAAAACATTTAGCCGTGAGGACACCCTTACCATATATCACGGAATGAAAGTTAAAATCCAAACTTTCACTGCACACTTACGTCGCATTATTTTTAAATTCCGAAAGCTGGGTTGATTAGTATATATATCTTAAATAAGCACCAGAAGCATAGCCTTCAATTCCATTTATACGAATTTTTAACCATTTGCCATCACTTGAGTAGTCAATTACTTCAGCATATTGATTTTGACTTAGATAACCAACTATATCAGCTGAGACTGATGGATTATTTCTTATATTTAGCTGATAAGCTTTATTTATAGCAACATATTTACCACTTGGAATAGAGGTGATTAGGTTACCCCATACCCAACCGGTTTGTCCATTGTAACTTATTTGATACCAACCTGCTGAATAATCAATTAAATATAGGATAGTGTCTCGAGGTATAGTACCAATAATATATGAATCTGTAGAGGCTTTAGATCTAAAATTTGCTGCAGTAGTTACATTTGTTATTTTAGCAAATATACCAGCATTTACCGGATGAGGAATATTACTAGTGCTAGAAGAATCTTCAACTATATTTACATACCTTCCTGCAATATACCCTTTATTAATTTCATTCATACTTATAAAATATTTTTTAGTACCTTGTATGCCACCATAAGTTTGATCTGGTGTGGATTCGTAAGTAAAAGCGCCATTAACTCCATTTAAAGTACCCCATTTATCAAAAATAACTACATGATCATAAGGTTTATCGAGTATATCCATATGTTTAATATCGTTTAGATTGATTTTAGTAAAATAAGTATCAAAAATAGATGAAGTTGACAACTTAGAGTCTTTTATATTAAAGGTAGCTTGTACAAAACCAGAACAATCTATACCAGCAGTACCTGAAATATATCCATAACCACCATCGGTGTTAACGTTTCCGGTAAAGGCACCTTTATTCACAGCATCTAAAAAGTTTAGCCAAGGTGAGCCATAGGAATTTGAGTCAAGAGAATCTTGTCCACCCCAGTTGTAGGGAATACCAGTAGCTGTAATTGTTGTTGCATCTTTAAATTGACTAGGTTGTGTAACACTTGAGGTATAATTAGCAGGCAAAGTTCCGTTTTTATCAGCAGAGTAATTCCAAGTTAAATTAATTATATTTAACGCTCTTTGTTCTGATTCACTCCTAGTTATAGATTGTTGAGAAGCAGCATTTACGCTTTGAGTAGGAGCAATTATAGAAGTAGCTAGAAATAGAGTGACTAATAACTTAGATTTAAATATCTTCATAAATTAATCTCCTTGTATCATTAATTTTGGGATTAAGTACAAATATAATTATATTTGGGCGATCTAATATAGGCAATACGCAAATAGTGGTAAAACGTTTTTATGTTTATAATAATATAATAAATATCAATTAGAGTTTTAAGTAATTGGGGGCACTGTTGATAGTATTGATGGAATAAGATTAAAAAATTAATGTATAAAATTAAATGGGAATTACTAAATCATTATTTTTCAAATGAATAATAAAATTAAAAAAAACAAACTACATAATATATGAAGAATATGAGGAGGTATTGAAATGTCAAAAAAACCATTAGTACCATCGTCAGAAGGAAAGCTTGATAAATTTAAAGTAGAAGTAGCAAAAGATATGGCATTAGAAAATGTTATGAATAGAAAACAATTTGGTAATAATAAAAATTCAGGTAATATAGGTGGAGAAATGGTAAAAAGAATGGTTAAAGCAGCAGAAGAAAATATGTCAGATAATAAAAAGTAATAAGAGTTGCAGGGATAAATATATATCAATTTATAAGAATGTGGTGGTAAACGCCACATTTTTTTGATAGAACAGGGGACAATGAAGGATGAGTTTTGATACCTCGTTTTGCTAAAACGAAACATTCACTGCCAATTGTCTTCTTAAATAAACTATGGAATATAAGGATAAATATACTTATTGAATTGTAATCTAATTTCATAAATAATTATAATTAGGATAAATACAAGTTATACTAGGAGGAAAAAATGATTACAATTAAAAAATCTTACATAACATTTTATACAATTATGGTTTTGTTTTTTGCTTTAGTAACAAAGGTATCTGCAGCTCCAAATAGTGTAAGAATTGGAGGAGTAGATAGATATGAAACGGCAGTAAAGGTTTCACAAGATAGTTGGAATCAATCAGATTATGCTATTTTGGCTTCAGGTGAGGATTTCCCAGATGCTATTTGTGCTGTTCCACTTGCAAAAAAATATAGTGCTCCTGTCTTGATAACTAAAGGAAACAGTTTGAATTCTCAAGTATTTGATGAAATTAAGAGGTTAAAAACTAAACAGGTCTTTATAGTAGGTGGGGAAGGTGTTATACTTCCTAGCATTGAAAAAGAATTAAATGATAATAATATAAATACGATTCGAGTAGGTGGACAAGATAGGTATGAAACTAGTATAAAAGTAGCAAAGGAATTGGGACAAAGTGATGAAATTGTATTGACATATGGTGAAAATTTTCCAGATGCATTATCTATAGCGCCTATAGCCGCTATGAAAGCTATGCCTATAATTCTTACCAATACTGATGTTATCCCATATAGTGTTAAAGAATATATAAATGGCAATGAAATAAAGAAGTGTTATGTATTAGGTGGTACTGGAGTTGTAAGTAATAATTCTATAAAAAATATAGCAAATGTTAAAAGATTAAATGGAAGTGATAGGTATGAAACTAATTTAGCTATTATAAATGAATTTTCAACAGATTTAAATTTTAAAACTACATATTTAACTTCAGGAGAAGATTTCCCAGATGCATTATGTGGTTCTGCTGCTGCAGGAAAAAGTAGTTCACCAATTGTATTGTTAAATACAAATTATTTTAAAGCTAGAAGCTTAATTAAGTCAAAACTAAGTGATATAGATTATTTTAAAGTGTTAGGTGGCAGTGGAATCATATCTGATAAACTTGTACAATCAATTTTATTTCCTACAAAAAGTGTACTAGCATATACAGCTTCTTACTATTCAGGAGATGACTTATCATATAAGTCTTTGGTTAGCTACTCAGGGTTAATCGATGGTATTGCAACGGATAGTTATAATGTGGATGGATTAGGGAATATAAC harbors:
- a CDS encoding rhodanese-like domain-containing protein, with the protein product MKKYSLAVVFLTIGMLSLSACSSGNNTTKNDSTTSKTMETKDFKDKVGKSDWVIVDTRSNDAFNGWKLDGVKKGGHIKGATDFSANWLKVDAKDKDKTLKETLKTKGITSEKNVVLYDANGKDADKVAEYLTKNGIKNIYKYDVKKWASDDKLPMESYTNYQMLVPASWVNDLMDGKKPETYTGTPYKVFEVSWGDESKSPDYLKEGHIKGAVHINTDEVEEGPLWNRLSDDRLKKFAENNGITANTTVILYGADSMPSFRVGVILKYMGVKDVRVLNGGTASWKNSGYALEKTSNKKVPVESFGAVVPSNKGYIIDLPQAKEIIADKQNSKLVDIRSWDEYIGKTSGYDYIKPKGRPAGAVWGHAGTDANNLQDYRNIDNTMRNKDEILAMWKQSGILPDQRLAFYCGTGWRAAEVLTYADVMGLKNISLYDGGWNEWSGNTGNPANPIETGEPKK
- a CDS encoding small, acid-soluble spore protein, alpha/beta type, with translation MSKKPLVPSSEGKLDKFKVEVAKDMALENVMNRKQFGNNKNSGNIGGEMVKRMVKAAEENMSDNKK
- a CDS encoding molybdopterin-binding protein, whose amino-acid sequence is MKKIPTKEAVGSILCHDITQIIPGKIKGRAFEKGHIITEEDIPVLLSLGKDNLYVWEKKEGYLHENEAAERLKNLSAGEGLTFSEVNEGKINFISDKDGILKIDIDLLTQLNSIDEIMLATIHNNTPVKKGDKVAGTRVIPLVIDEKKILEAEHLSEGRKIVSVKPYKKFKAAIVTTGNEVYYERIKDAFGPVVRKKLSQFDCEIIGSTIVPDNIETITAAIEDFINKGAEMVICTGGMSVDPDDSTPAAIKNTGAQIVTYGAPVLPGAMFLISYKGDIPILGLPGCVMYAKTTIFDLVLPRIFAGEKIKKEDVVILGHGGLCLECNVCTYPHCSFGKGC
- a CDS encoding SH3 domain-containing protein — translated: MKIFKSKLLVTLFLATSIIAPTQSVNAASQQSITRSESEQRALNIINLTWNYSADKNGTLPANYTSSVTQPSQFKDATTITATGIPYNWGGQDSLDSNSYGSPWLNFLDAVNKGAFTGNVNTDGGYGYISGTAGIDCSGFVQATFNIKDSKLSTSSIFDTYFTKINLNDIKHMDILDKPYDHVVIFDKWGTLNGVNGAFTYESTPDQTYGGIQGTKKYFISMNEINKGYIAGRYVNIVEDSSSTSNIPHPVNAGIFAKITNVTTAANFRSKASTDSYIIGTIPRDTILYLIDYSAGWYQISYNGQTGWVWGNLITSIPSGKYVAINKAYQLNIRNNPSVSADIVGYLSQNQYAEVIDYSSDGKWLKIRINGIEGYASGAYLRYIY
- a CDS encoding cell wall-binding repeat-containing protein, which produces MITIKKSYITFYTIMVLFFALVTKVSAAPNSVRIGGVDRYETAVKVSQDSWNQSDYAILASGEDFPDAICAVPLAKKYSAPVLITKGNSLNSQVFDEIKRLKTKQVFIVGGEGVILPSIEKELNDNNINTIRVGGQDRYETSIKVAKELGQSDEIVLTYGENFPDALSIAPIAAMKAMPIILTNTDVIPYSVKEYINGNEIKKCYVLGGTGVVSNNSIKNIANVKRLNGSDRYETNLAIINEFSTDLNFKTTYLTSGEDFPDALCGSAAAGKSSSPIVLLNTNYFKARSLIKSKLSDIDYFKVLGGSGIISDKLVQSILFPTKSVLAYTASYYSGDDLSYKSLVSYSGLIDGIATDSYNVDGLGNITGSAPQEQIEYANANKISTYAMISNSFNGNITKVLLESDQNRQNLINNILDVLKKNNYKGVNVDLEGIFYYNRGEFTQFIKGLYNTLHSQGFEVTVSIPAKIVDNPKEAGTGAYDYSEIGKFSDKVMIMTYDEHWSGGSPGAIASIGWVEKIINYAINVIPNDKIMLGLASYGYDWSSNSSSADAYTINQAYNKAYKNGVQVKWDSTSKSPYFNYTDNYGIYHSVWFENSTSIGYKLDLVNNYNLAGVAIWRLGLENADYWDMINKKLNN
- a CDS encoding DUF166 domain-containing protein, which codes for MKLLIICSEKSGKLPENEFYIKTDSRFANSKFIPNLIDEKEVCTVCGKKCVWCREKYNLNFEDSISEIIKLPDVYRMFEDEPLTYLPDKFKEHDIAVVIGVHQDILAEIPNILKKSGGKGLIVPCESGEWVSRWTREFVINQCEELGLEYAFPKPFCTLNKGKFETINKFIDEFKLGKPKFKLHVNKDNIIVKAEVIISAPCGNGYNIAKHLVGKELGEEAKKTVAKFWHSYPCMGGMHVDPEIGDTPLHIGGYAHYSALENAEICKV
- the glp gene encoding gephyrin-like molybdotransferase Glp, which codes for MLEFIDLEEAKDILKTKTPSLPKEEVSLMDCHQRVLAKDIFSEINQPPFNRSPLDGYAFRAEDSIHADKDNGVKLKVIEEIYAGFCANKEVTESTAIRLMTGAPIPKGANCVIKQEDTVFKDGFVEIFSKFSPWQNICFQGEDIKKGELILKKGTVLKSSEIGVLASIGCKNVSVYPKPKVGILSTGDELVSLEEQLSPGKIYNSSLYCLYSRLKELHCEPIDMGIAGDDIDTLTERIRCALSKSDILITTGGVSVGKKDLIKDVMKNLGADLLFWKVAIKPGSPIFCSSLNNKLIISLSGNPAAATTTFEILVHPILAEITGRQNFTLHKVNALLKQDFNKKSKVRRFIRGTLSYSRDTAIVDITKSNQGNGILSSSLNSNCLIDIPPNSSPLSKGQVVQVVLI